From Halapricum desulfuricans, a single genomic window includes:
- a CDS encoding alpha/beta fold hydrolase → MTCHDQVENLKKRGPVSRRMEATKRGDVAIGYDRVGPEDAETIVFLERLGYSRWMYNWQRRDFEERYELLVPDNRGTGASSEPEGPYTIAEMAADLEAVLADAGADTAHLVGAEMGGMIALQYALEYDRAVSLTLMATHPGGPDAKSTPESVRERLFDPRPDIDEEARIRKRLEPMLSDSYRDRYAEIVDQIVEWRVQSDASERARDWQAAAIEDFDVSDRLEDIALPTLVMSPTGDEVVPPENGELLAERLPNAELLTFRNAPHLFFIEEAIQVNEHLAMFLADVET, encoded by the coding sequence ATGACGTGCCACGATCAAGTCGAGAACCTGAAAAAGCGCGGCCCCGTGTCCCGACGTATGGAAGCGACCAAGCGCGGTGACGTCGCGATCGGGTACGATCGCGTCGGTCCCGAGGACGCCGAGACGATCGTGTTTCTGGAGCGGCTGGGGTACAGCCGCTGGATGTACAACTGGCAGCGACGGGACTTCGAGGAGCGGTACGAACTGCTCGTGCCCGACAACCGCGGCACCGGCGCGTCGAGCGAACCGGAGGGGCCGTACACGATCGCTGAGATGGCTGCCGACCTCGAGGCCGTGCTGGCCGATGCCGGAGCCGATACGGCCCACCTCGTCGGCGCGGAGATGGGTGGAATGATCGCCCTGCAGTACGCCCTGGAGTACGACCGGGCGGTCTCGCTGACGCTGATGGCGACCCATCCCGGCGGCCCGGACGCGAAGTCGACGCCCGAGTCCGTCCGCGAGCGGCTGTTCGATCCCCGTCCAGATATCGATGAGGAAGCCCGGATCCGAAAGCGACTTGAGCCGATGCTCAGCGACTCCTATCGCGACCGGTATGCCGAGATCGTCGATCAGATCGTCGAGTGGCGGGTGCAGAGTGACGCCTCCGAACGCGCTCGCGACTGGCAGGCCGCGGCCATCGAGGACTTCGACGTGAGCGACCGACTCGAAGATATCGCGCTCCCGACGCTCGTGATGTCCCCGACGGGCGACGAGGTCGTGCCACCCGAGAACGGCGAACTGCTGGCCGAGCGGCTCCCGAACGCGGAACTGCTGACCTTCCGGAACGCCCCGCATCTCTTTTTCATCGAGGAGGCGATCCAGGTGAACGAACACCTCGCGATGTTCCTTGCGGACGTCGAAACGTGA
- a CDS encoding geranylgeranyl reductase family protein, with the protein MRTEQFDVIVVGGGTGGTFAATTAAREGLDVVLLERKSESEAGHIACGDAIKGANTFPDVIDREHLRAESFTNDGIERALFELPDGERIEYSFGGQSGAIVDRKRYGEVLLEETDRAGVTIQYDTVVQDVIQSDGVVEGVVATRNGIQTRYEAPVTIDAAGALSILQDRADFGAATFDTNVDYTHFCSAYREVLSVDEPVDYDDALVFKPTEELGYLWYFPRTEREINVGLGFQMTEEPMQLVETLRGDLGAKPEFANATVEDKLGAALPTRRPYDSAVAPGYLAVGDAAAHVNPTTGGGIPGAAKAGHWAGEVAADAVVEESVDEATLWRYNHRVQTDFGKRFAAMDLYNIFGTAHSIDELTDVIASLPAQQLIDVLGKEGTASMGLLGKARLALSTLGHWRTLYDAYRVNAMADELKSIYERYPETPANFPDWRRDRDAFMDRFYEHVGAEPKY; encoded by the coding sequence ATGCGTACCGAACAGTTCGACGTGATCGTCGTCGGGGGTGGGACCGGCGGAACGTTCGCCGCCACGACCGCCGCTCGTGAGGGGCTTGACGTCGTGCTTCTCGAACGGAAATCCGAGTCCGAGGCCGGACACATCGCCTGTGGCGACGCGATCAAGGGTGCGAACACGTTCCCCGACGTGATCGACCGCGAACATCTCCGCGCGGAGTCGTTCACCAACGACGGCATCGAGCGTGCACTGTTCGAACTCCCCGACGGAGAACGGATCGAGTATTCCTTTGGCGGTCAGTCCGGCGCGATCGTCGACCGCAAGCGCTACGGCGAGGTCCTGCTCGAAGAGACCGACCGCGCCGGCGTAACGATCCAGTATGACACCGTCGTCCAGGACGTGATCCAGTCCGACGGCGTGGTCGAGGGCGTCGTCGCGACGCGAAACGGGATACAAACGCGGTACGAGGCTCCGGTGACCATCGACGCGGCCGGTGCGCTGTCGATCCTGCAGGACAGGGCCGACTTCGGGGCGGCAACCTTCGATACGAACGTCGATTACACGCATTTCTGTTCGGCCTACCGTGAGGTCCTTTCGGTGGACGAGCCGGTCGACTACGACGACGCGCTGGTGTTCAAGCCGACCGAGGAACTGGGCTATCTGTGGTATTTCCCCCGGACGGAGAGGGAGATCAACGTCGGTCTCGGCTTTCAGATGACCGAGGAGCCGATGCAGTTGGTCGAGACGCTCAGAGGGGATCTCGGTGCGAAACCCGAGTTCGCGAATGCGACCGTCGAGGACAAACTCGGGGCGGCACTTCCGACCCGGCGACCTTACGATTCGGCTGTCGCGCCGGGGTATCTGGCCGTCGGTGACGCTGCTGCGCACGTCAACCCGACGACGGGCGGTGGCATCCCGGGCGCGGCGAAGGCCGGCCACTGGGCCGGGGAGGTCGCCGCCGACGCCGTCGTCGAGGAGTCGGTCGACGAAGCGACCCTCTGGAGGTACAACCACCGGGTGCAGACGGATTTCGGCAAGCGCTTCGCCGCGATGGACCTGTACAACATCTTCGGGACGGCCCACTCGATCGACGAACTGACTGATGTCATCGCGTCGCTGCCGGCCCAGCAACTCATCGACGTACTCGGGAAAGAGGGGACGGCTTCGATGGGCCTGCTCGGAAAGGCCAGGCTGGCGCTCTCGACGCTCGGTCACTGGCGGACGCTGTACGACGCCTATCGGGTCAACGCGATGGCCGACGAACTCAAGTCCATCTACGAGCGGTATCCCGAGACGCCGGCGAACTTCCCGGACTGGCGTCGCGATCGCGACGCGTTCATGGATCGGTTCTACGAGCACGTCGGGGCCGAGCCGAAATACTAG
- a CDS encoding iron transporter: MNRRTFLRVSAVGAAGGLAGCGELFARQSTARIPPVLDDRPDGVYRPTHIEGMKMIGTQTVGDRTVGLFYSFPHRFWTVSGETNLAEIQDAQTVHLMASIWDRETETVVPVLRQPRFAVSQDGDSIDEKRAWPMLSQNMGFHFGENIDLDGDGTYTVEVEVPPIDIETVGAFDGRFESAHTAEFTFEYAESEREDIPFEEFPDTAGERAAVDPMETAMPLSYAPAIEELPGSPVTVGRVGDAEFVATVADGALIVSPRTPYNRFAIPGFPLSATVESAGFDDVLAGAIGPSLGAHYRAGLDNTPESGDTVTVTVDGPNSLSRHEGYETAFLEGGSISTTL, from the coding sequence ATGAATCGACGGACTTTCCTGCGGGTGAGCGCTGTCGGTGCCGCCGGCGGGCTGGCCGGCTGTGGCGAGTTGTTCGCCCGGCAGTCGACCGCTCGAATCCCACCGGTGCTCGATGATCGGCCTGACGGCGTCTATCGGCCGACACACATCGAGGGAATGAAAATGATCGGGACGCAGACGGTCGGTGACCGCACCGTCGGGCTGTTCTACTCGTTTCCCCATCGGTTCTGGACCGTCAGCGGGGAGACCAACTTGGCCGAAATACAGGACGCCCAGACCGTCCACCTGATGGCCTCGATATGGGACCGAGAGACGGAGACGGTCGTCCCCGTGTTGCGCCAGCCCCGGTTTGCAGTGTCCCAAGACGGCGATTCGATCGACGAGAAGCGCGCCTGGCCGATGCTCAGCCAGAATATGGGCTTTCACTTCGGCGAGAACATCGACCTCGACGGTGACGGCACCTACACCGTCGAGGTCGAGGTCCCGCCGATCGACATCGAGACGGTCGGCGCATTCGACGGACGCTTCGAGTCTGCACACACGGCGGAATTCACCTTCGAGTACGCCGAGAGCGAGCGTGAGGATATCCCATTCGAGGAGTTCCCCGACACGGCCGGCGAGCGCGCGGCCGTCGACCCAATGGAGACGGCTATGCCGCTCTCGTATGCACCTGCCATCGAGGAACTGCCCGGCTCGCCCGTGACGGTCGGTCGTGTCGGCGACGCCGAGTTCGTCGCGACCGTCGCGGACGGAGCACTGATCGTCTCACCGCGGACGCCGTACAACCGTTTCGCTATCCCCGGGTTCCCGCTGTCGGCGACCGTCGAGAGTGCCGGATTCGACGACGTCCTCGCGGGCGCGATCGGCCCGTCGCTCGGCGCTCACTACCGCGCTGGGCTCGACAACACGCCCGAAAGCGGCGACACCGTGACGGTCACCGTCGACGGCCCGAACTCGCTGTCCCGCCACGAGGGCTACGAAACGGCGTTTCTCGAAGGCGGGTCGATTTCGACGACGCTGTAA
- a CDS encoding potassium channel family protein has product MKRWQRRAVQTIGAVAVLAVLSSIVYHYTLVVIEGRSPSYFQSTQVVVEIFTGTGFGAHSPWNTPFANVLVIALDLSTFLLLFIVLPYVFQPILEDRLTPTPPERTNLVEHVAIAGDRTGQTDRLLEEFDARGVPNVLVTADPETALGRSDDGTDVVYGDPTESSALERANVGRARTVVVNTDSEDVANCVLAVRELTADAQVVAQVRDPSLQNPLEYAGADTVLMPRRLLANRLAGRVRSLFDPRISDVLSISSEFALVETTVTEDSPLCGETLETAGFDNGSDVTALGLWDDGDFVPSPPPETALEANTSVLVAGPEERLQELETRLPDAPSTDGRVVIAGAGEVGSTVQRRLERAGIDCTLVDRVDREGVDLQGDVTDEAVLRDANLGDAAVYVVAIGNNAEAILSILLARNLTSDTEIVARVNDSDIQSKARRAGANYVLSLPDISARLIAMNVLKEDLLSYDRQVQILRIEGERLAGQTLDETPIGPTDAVLVAVERDGELLTDPDADFEIDDDDRLLIAGSDDSLDAFETAMHR; this is encoded by the coding sequence ATGAAGCGATGGCAGCGCCGGGCGGTACAGACGATCGGTGCCGTCGCCGTGCTGGCCGTGCTTTCCTCGATCGTGTATCATTACACGCTGGTCGTCATCGAGGGACGGTCGCCGTCGTACTTTCAGTCGACGCAGGTCGTCGTCGAGATATTCACCGGGACTGGCTTTGGCGCGCACTCGCCGTGGAACACTCCGTTCGCGAACGTGCTCGTCATCGCGCTGGACCTTTCGACGTTCCTGCTCCTGTTCATCGTCCTCCCGTACGTCTTCCAGCCGATCCTCGAAGATCGGCTGACGCCGACCCCGCCCGAGCGGACGAACCTCGTCGAACACGTCGCCATCGCGGGCGATCGGACCGGCCAGACCGACCGATTGCTCGAGGAGTTCGACGCCCGCGGCGTCCCGAACGTCCTCGTCACTGCGGATCCCGAGACGGCGCTCGGACGCTCTGATGACGGGACTGACGTCGTCTATGGTGATCCGACCGAATCGAGCGCGCTCGAGCGAGCGAACGTCGGCCGAGCCCGCACAGTAGTCGTCAATACGGACAGCGAGGACGTGGCTAACTGTGTCCTCGCTGTCCGGGAACTGACGGCCGACGCCCAGGTCGTCGCGCAGGTCCGGGACCCGTCGCTGCAAAATCCACTCGAGTACGCCGGTGCCGATACGGTCCTCATGCCGCGTCGGCTGCTCGCGAACCGGCTGGCCGGCCGGGTCCGGTCGCTGTTCGACCCGCGGATCAGCGACGTGCTGTCGATCTCCTCCGAGTTCGCTCTCGTCGAGACGACCGTCACGGAGGATAGCCCGTTGTGCGGCGAGACGCTCGAAACCGCTGGCTTCGACAACGGCTCCGACGTGACCGCTCTCGGACTGTGGGACGACGGCGATTTCGTCCCCTCGCCGCCGCCGGAGACGGCCCTCGAAGCGAACACCTCCGTGCTCGTCGCGGGTCCGGAAGAGCGGTTGCAAGAGCTTGAAACCCGTCTCCCGGACGCACCGTCGACCGACGGGCGGGTCGTCATCGCCGGGGCCGGCGAGGTCGGCTCGACCGTCCAGCGGCGACTGGAACGCGCCGGGATCGACTGTACGCTCGTCGACCGCGTCGATCGCGAGGGTGTGGATCTCCAGGGCGACGTGACCGACGAGGCGGTACTCCGGGACGCGAATCTCGGTGACGCCGCCGTCTACGTGGTCGCGATCGGGAACAACGCCGAGGCGATCCTGTCGATCCTCCTCGCGCGGAACCTCACGTCCGACACAGAGATCGTCGCACGCGTCAACGACTCGGACATCCAGTCGAAGGCTCGCCGTGCCGGAGCGAACTACGTGCTCAGTCTGCCGGACATCAGCGCCCGTCTGATCGCGATGAACGTTCTCAAGGAAGATCTCCTCTCGTACGACAGACAGGTGCAGATCCTCCGAATCGAGGGCGAACGGCTGGCGGGACAGACACTGGACGAGACGCCGATCGGGCCGACCGACGCGGTGCTGGTCGCCGTCGAACGCGACGGCGAACTCCTCACGGATCCCGACGCCGACTTCGAGATCGACGACGACGACCGGCTGCTGATCGCCGGGAGCGACGATTCGCTCGACGCCTTCGAGACCGCGATGCACCGCTAG
- a CDS encoding DUF7405 family protein — MAERGISRRSFAKAAVAIGGASALAACLDRGDTEPIPSGPDDLSTLPRRQHAWNESLPTDEHGNVRTPYHHLLLYYDYGSAETAAGGATPTADERETVENTLRSLERAYEHSNDGLLFTVGYSRRYFERYDAALPESVDLPRPDALAPFEDPERDEFDVVVHLASDRADALLEAEEALRGNRETANGEEMAAALEDVLRFRERRTGFIGEGMPAERDDVDGVPDGAVPEDAPMYMGFKSGFRANQATEERVTIGSGPFEGGTTQHVSKIRLHLEQWYEQDSRSQRVSKMFCPAHAQEDRVEGAGQNLGDASGASACPAHTTDARENGVVGHAQKNTAAREDGAPIMLRRDFDSTDDEAAGLHFLALQREIGDFVETREAMNGTDANEASGAVGVRHNNGILQYMTVLRRGNYLLPPRDKRALPRPS; from the coding sequence ATGGCAGAGCGCGGTATCTCGCGGCGTTCGTTCGCGAAGGCGGCTGTGGCGATCGGTGGTGCAAGCGCGCTGGCGGCGTGTCTGGATCGCGGTGACACCGAGCCGATCCCCTCGGGTCCGGACGACCTATCGACGCTCCCACGTCGCCAGCACGCCTGGAACGAGTCGCTACCGACCGACGAACACGGCAACGTCCGGACGCCCTATCACCACCTGCTGCTGTATTACGACTACGGCAGCGCTGAGACCGCTGCCGGCGGAGCGACGCCGACCGCCGACGAACGCGAAACCGTCGAGAATACCCTTCGGAGTCTGGAGCGAGCGTACGAGCACTCCAACGACGGGCTGTTGTTCACGGTCGGCTACTCCCGGCGGTACTTCGAGCGTTACGACGCGGCGCTGCCCGAGAGCGTCGATCTGCCGCGACCGGACGCGCTCGCGCCCTTCGAGGACCCCGAACGCGACGAGTTCGATGTCGTAGTCCACCTCGCGAGCGACCGTGCTGACGCCCTCCTGGAAGCCGAAGAGGCGCTTCGGGGCAACCGCGAGACGGCGAACGGCGAGGAGATGGCCGCCGCGCTTGAGGACGTGCTGCGGTTTCGCGAGCGCCGGACGGGCTTCATCGGCGAAGGAATGCCGGCCGAACGTGACGACGTCGACGGCGTGCCGGACGGGGCAGTGCCCGAGGACGCACCGATGTATATGGGCTTCAAGTCCGGGTTCCGTGCCAACCAGGCCACCGAAGAGCGGGTGACGATCGGGTCGGGTCCCTTCGAGGGCGGGACCACCCAGCACGTCTCGAAGATCCGGCTCCACCTCGAGCAGTGGTACGAGCAGGACAGCCGCTCTCAGCGCGTGAGCAAGATGTTCTGTCCGGCCCACGCCCAGGAAGACCGGGTCGAGGGCGCGGGACAGAACCTCGGCGACGCCAGCGGCGCCAGCGCCTGTCCGGCCCACACGACAGACGCCCGCGAGAACGGCGTCGTCGGACATGCCCAGAAGAACACCGCTGCCCGCGAGGACGGGGCCCCGATTATGTTACGCCGGGACTTCGATTCGACAGATGACGAGGCAGCCGGATTGCACTTTCTGGCACTACAGCGCGAGATCGGGGACTTCGTCGAGACCCGCGAGGCGATGAACGGCACCGACGCCAACGAGGCCAGCGGCGCGGTCGGAGTGCGCCATAACAACGGGATCCTCCAGTATATGACCGTCCTGCGTCGGGGAAACTACCTGTTGCCGCCCAGAGACAAGCGCGCGCTACCCCGGCCGAGTTGA
- a CDS encoding DUF5658 family protein → MATQESTATSWVDRQATTGEHSQIVRMLADIESYLWGVLVVALLSDVVLTGYGLQHGLSEGNPAMRLAVDAAGIVALLGAKLAALGFGVAVRRDLDDRGAVVPLGLAIPWVGAATVNAVLIL, encoded by the coding sequence ATGGCAACGCAAGAGTCGACAGCAACTAGCTGGGTGGATAGACAGGCAACCACTGGTGAGCACAGTCAAATTGTCCGCATGCTCGCGGATATCGAAAGCTACCTCTGGGGAGTCCTTGTCGTTGCTCTCCTGTCCGATGTCGTCCTTACAGGGTACGGGCTACAGCATGGATTGAGCGAGGGAAATCCAGCAATGCGTCTCGCGGTCGACGCGGCCGGTATCGTCGCGCTGCTTGGCGCGAAGCTCGCCGCCCTCGGATTCGGTGTTGCGGTCCGACGGGATCTTGACGATCGGGGCGCCGTTGTCCCGCTTGGACTAGCGATACCGTGGGTCGGTGCTGCTACGGTCAACGCTGTGTTGATACTCTGA
- the truA gene encoding tRNA pseudouridine(38-40) synthase TruA codes for MRAFRIAYDGRPFHGFQRQPDVSTVADTLLSALRELDVPFDGDTPPGYAAAGRTDAGVSALAQTVAFEAPEWLSPAAFNSALPADVRAWAHADAPDGFHATHDATERGYTYHLYAPGVDRSRARDGARLLAGEHDFHNLTPDETGTVRELTIEVERDGPFLVCRFRAGGFARQLVRRLVTLLASFARGEADRDRIERVLGPEPLPGPDGVGPAPPEPLVLTDVDYPELSFQPDENGTASAREIFGQRHRELRSRAEVARSIHQRLPTDPD; via the coding sequence ATGCGCGCGTTTCGGATCGCCTACGACGGCCGTCCGTTCCACGGGTTCCAGCGCCAGCCCGACGTGTCGACGGTGGCCGACACGCTGCTCTCGGCTCTCCGCGAACTGGACGTACCCTTCGATGGCGATACGCCGCCGGGGTACGCCGCGGCGGGCCGGACTGACGCCGGTGTCTCGGCGCTCGCCCAGACGGTCGCCTTCGAGGCCCCGGAGTGGCTCTCTCCGGCGGCGTTCAACAGCGCACTCCCTGCGGATGTCCGCGCGTGGGCACACGCCGACGCTCCGGACGGCTTTCACGCCACGCACGACGCGACAGAGCGGGGGTACACCTATCATCTCTATGCGCCCGGGGTCGATCGCTCGCGAGCGCGTGACGGAGCGCGACTGCTCGCCGGCGAACACGACTTTCACAACCTCACGCCGGACGAGACCGGAACCGTCCGGGAGCTCACAATCGAGGTCGAGCGCGACGGGCCGTTTCTCGTCTGTCGGTTCCGGGCTGGGGGGTTCGCACGGCAGCTCGTCCGGCGACTCGTGACGCTGCTGGCGTCGTTCGCCCGCGGCGAGGCCGACCGCGACCGGATCGAGCGCGTGCTCGGCCCCGAACCCCTCCCTGGACCCGACGGGGTCGGTCCCGCGCCGCCGGAGCCGCTGGTGTTGACCGACGTCGACTATCCCGAACTGAGCTTTCAGCCCGACGAGAACGGGACGGCGAGCGCTCGCGAGATCTTCGGACAGCGCCACCGGGAGCTGCGCTCGCGGGCCGAGGTCGCGAGGTCGATCCACCAACGACTCCCGACAGATCCCGACTGA
- a CDS encoding DUF420 domain-containing protein has product MAVQGALREWVRSHTLGVAVAITAIGYALVLNAFEGIVPLFPSIGESTVRLLSSVIVVINAATLTALLSGVYYIRQRGIDRHRVAMVTAVALELGFLVLYLWKVGGGGELYIQASGLFRLAYLLVLAIHLVCSALSVPLVIYAVLLGLTRSPAELEQTAHARVGRIAVAVWSVSLALGIVTSAMLRIAGSELETVGAIVLV; this is encoded by the coding sequence ATGGCTGTCCAGGGAGCACTCCGCGAGTGGGTCCGCTCACACACGCTCGGCGTCGCGGTCGCGATCACGGCGATCGGCTACGCGCTCGTGTTGAACGCCTTCGAGGGGATCGTCCCGCTGTTCCCGTCAATCGGTGAATCGACTGTCCGACTGCTCAGCAGTGTCATCGTCGTGATCAACGCCGCGACGCTGACCGCGCTGCTTTCGGGCGTCTACTACATTCGGCAGCGAGGGATCGACCGCCACCGGGTCGCGATGGTGACGGCCGTCGCGCTGGAGCTGGGGTTTCTGGTGTTGTACCTCTGGAAAGTCGGCGGGGGCGGTGAACTGTACATCCAGGCGAGCGGACTGTTCCGGCTGGCATACCTCCTGGTCCTCGCGATCCATCTGGTCTGCTCGGCGCTGTCAGTCCCGCTGGTCATCTACGCTGTCCTGCTGGGGTTGACGCGTTCGCCGGCAGAACTGGAGCAGACGGCACACGCACGCGTCGGCCGGATCGCGGTCGCCGTCTGGTCGGTTAGCCTCGCGCTCGGGATCGTCACCAGCGCCATGCTCCGAATCGCCGGCTCGGAACTGGAGACCGTCGGCGCGATTGTGCTGGTGTGA
- a CDS encoding heptaprenylglyceryl phosphate synthase, whose product MVRIEDIARTVERYSTIGGIAGRSLLDLDTNPVPADWTHITKIDPEDEKELPLLYPLYLQHTSALEVGGSRDVTDQNTEETLELVADRPVPAFQEPSGPKQVTTDTHSRAEFLAIPEVLNGDVEALIGTLGSGVEYIESELAPEMIAKKLPISPGAAIEDRLAAFATSWLLQETVFEAYIIMNPDSAAARESNVTENDLLDPGTAKQRAMAAERHLGSELIYLEYSGTFGGEEAESILEAVDEGRRWSRLWYGGGLDNRENAHAVLDAGADAVVVGNVFHEVAAEEADICERAVEELDTDVTRDEVLDWLDGEVDIAESSATKYLSTIVDVPNPEGRAREYLVTTIQTWLAVQDTVAELDEKGVASIPEIRELFQSTELPGRSDVTAVLDEESFLTDLLVALAAPRYDLEADGPPVKHLSLDLE is encoded by the coding sequence ATGGTACGGATCGAAGACATCGCACGCACGGTCGAGCGGTACTCGACGATCGGAGGCATCGCCGGTCGATCGCTGCTGGATCTGGACACGAATCCGGTCCCGGCCGACTGGACACATATCACCAAGATCGATCCCGAGGACGAAAAGGAACTGCCGCTGCTGTACCCACTGTATCTCCAGCACACGAGCGCCCTGGAGGTCGGCGGCTCCCGAGACGTGACCGATCAGAACACCGAGGAGACGCTCGAACTCGTCGCCGACCGGCCGGTCCCGGCGTTCCAGGAGCCAAGCGGCCCAAAGCAGGTGACGACCGACACGCACTCTCGGGCGGAGTTTCTGGCCATCCCGGAGGTCCTCAACGGCGACGTCGAAGCGTTGATCGGTACACTCGGGTCGGGTGTCGAATACATCGAGTCGGAACTCGCCCCGGAGATGATTGCCAAGAAGCTCCCGATATCGCCGGGGGCGGCCATCGAGGATCGGCTCGCGGCGTTTGCGACGTCGTGGCTCTTGCAGGAGACGGTCTTCGAGGCGTACATCATCATGAACCCCGACAGTGCGGCCGCCCGCGAGAGCAACGTCACCGAAAATGATCTGCTCGATCCGGGGACGGCCAAACAGCGCGCGATGGCGGCCGAGCGCCACCTCGGTAGTGAACTCATCTATCTCGAATACTCCGGAACGTTCGGCGGCGAGGAAGCCGAGTCGATTCTGGAAGCCGTCGACGAGGGGCGGCGCTGGTCGCGACTGTGGTACGGCGGCGGACTGGACAACCGCGAGAACGCGCATGCCGTCCTCGACGCCGGGGCGGACGCCGTCGTCGTCGGGAACGTCTTCCACGAGGTCGCCGCCGAGGAGGCCGACATCTGCGAACGCGCGGTCGAGGAGTTGGACACCGACGTGACTCGCGACGAGGTGCTCGACTGGCTCGACGGCGAGGTCGATATTGCCGAGAGTAGCGCGACGAAGTACCTCTCGACGATCGTAGACGTGCCGAACCCGGAGGGGCGCGCCCGGGAGTACCTCGTCACGACGATTCAAACCTGGCTCGCGGTCCAGGACACGGTCGCCGAACTCGACGAGAAAGGTGTCGCCTCGATCCCGGAGATTCGGGAGCTGTTCCAGTCGACGGAACTTCCCGGTCGCTCGGACGTGACGGCCGTCCTCGACGAGGAGTCGTTCCTGACGGACCTGCTCGTTGCACTCGCGGCCCCGCGATACGATCTAGAAGCCGACGGCCCGCCGGTCAAACACCTGAGTCTCGATCTCGAATAG